The Ostrinia nubilalis chromosome 15, ilOstNubi1.1, whole genome shotgun sequence region actttcaaacagcatgaataataagggcaccacattggttttctttctgaaaaaaggctttcagttttagtactaaccctttagcactatttcattgaaataaaaatacaataaacgcacagaagactgaaattgagtcaactgacgtgacatttataatttgttgacattatgacagtttgacaagactagggattgaaaaagttttaattgaaaaagtaaaatgacaatttattaaaacgattcacatggatataatcgattaaaaatatttataaaatgttctgatacttgcctgtagcgattatccaatcctggtttctactgaaaaactacctcgtggcaagattttaataaaataataaaatctttatcttctctttcacaatctataaaagttcatttggtctattattatacatgtgctatgaatgagggttttcgcgattgaaaaatccgcgagatggcaatacgtagacgcgaggtccaaatgctgcatgattggtggatatctgtcaatgtcatgtcaaaaataaccaatcatgcagcatttggacctcacgtctacgtattgccatctggcggatttttcaatcgcgaaaaccctcattggcatagattatgagagactggcaactatactaggttgatatcaggtgatccgtctgctcatttgcctcctgtcacataaaaaaaaaaatatatgtttctcacacttcaactggcattggattcaacatcggattctgacacttttacagttatgataccatgaatatcagtttatggtcctaattatttttattttatttacgaccttcgaccagttggacactttagatagcttcttgtaatagtgtcaatatctttttagcttttaacgcaaatctagtcttcaaagcagtttaatcgatttattttattttcaaaatcgatattttattgtctatgatggccgcaggaacatcactatacatggactcccagcaataaagtacggtaatgcctcgtacagattttatcggcaaaaattatggaacttgataggttttagaccatgccacgcaccaaaacgtccggaagttgtaatagtattatagaataaacgttaaaagacttatttatttaatttttcaatgcttaagtgtccattagaatgaaagggtgcttaatgtattaaaaaaaatagaaaataattatgatgggttaatgtttttgggcggttttttaggcggtttctgacaatgtccttttacTACTGGTGGCCAAGAGTTTACCAGTGCCCACTTAATCCGGTACTTTTCATTTTTGAATCTAGAACTGCGACCGTCATTTGTTTCGTCAATTTTTAACCttgaattgaaaatattgatcgTCATTTGTTTCGTCATAAACGtcccatgcagatgcgccagtgaatAATCGTGACCGTAAAATTTTAGGCTCGCTATTGTAGCGCGCCAAACGACTTTTAATACCGATCAAGTCCTGCCactatttcaacaataaaatggTGGATTATCATGAAATGACTCATGTGTTGTTTTGAAGCATGGAAAGCATAATAGTTATTTAGCCATCAAATATGAGTgcaatgtaaaaatattaagtgCATTGTAAAGTGCATACTGAAGCTGAGCTAACGATCAGCTCATGCTATGCTATTAAGATCATTTTTACAAGCGCCATTCCTCATAACATCAAATTTATGTAGTGTTAAAAAAGCATCAGATGTAGCTTTTTAATACATAACTAGTTCCctagtattttaatatttttttgtcaagAAACGGCAAAAACGTGTATGTAAAAGAGATAACCTAATCTTTAAAGAAGCGAAAAATATTAAGTAACAAATGAGCTTTTAAacacaaattttaataaaaatgaaagtcattaagtaggtataatttaatACCACATGTTTTTTCGGCTAAGTTAAAATGATCATTTATTGTGAATTAGGAGTCATTATTGTTACAAGTTCTGTTACATGATATACTTAGTAAGAAATAATTTATCTTGAACTTACAATAAAATGAGAAGTTCGACCAAactaaatgttttttattatagtatttatttatcataataTCTTCCATCGTAGTGTGCATTAAAAACACTTTTGAAAGACACATCAAGACGCGTGAATCCTACGCACGTCTCAAGTCGAGTTTTTTTagaaatccgattttaatatcAATTGTGTACGACGCGCGCGGTAAACACCTTTTATAAAGTTCTATAAATACATAATGCGCTCGAGTTTGTGCGAGTTTGAATTATAAACGTGTGCTGGCACCATGCCAGCCAAGCGCGCATGCGCGGTAAATAGCTGCGCGGGTTTTTCACTTCTTTCTCTTCTCAAAACCGAAAGCCGTCGCGTCTGATCAGCTATGCTCAATATTTTGTAGTGAAACGTAGTGTACGAGTAGTTCCAGTGATATTTACCAGTAGTGTTACAAAATAGTGTTGTGAAAATGTCGCCAAAATGCCCAGTGCCGCCGCTCCAAGAAATAACCTTATCGCTGGTAGCCCGACAACTAATTCACGCCCTGTCGCGAGTGACTTCCGAGGAAGACTCAGCACTGCCATTCGCCATGGTCTCGTCCTACTATGAAAGCATGGGAGCGACCAATGACATATTCCAAGATCTCCTCAACTTGATTCTCACTTCGGAGTACCTGGATCCGTCAATCAGATTTTACTCCATGCGTTTGCTGCTCAAagaaaacgtcaaaagtctcgCCACTGGAATCTTCCCGTGCCCCTATTACAGGAAAATCCTTGAACTACTTATCGAGCAAGGACACCATCTGACAGCTCTCAATTTGAAAGGTGTGTGGGTTAAAGAGGAACATCTGACGCTCATGTATCACTTACTGAAGAATCTCACCAATTTAACGGTGCTGAATATACCTTACATCGCTAATGATGAAGTTCTGAAATACATCGGAGAACACAACAAAGTTCTTAAATTACTAGACGTGTCGGGGGAAACAGATATCACAGAAATAGGTATAGATGCAATGTTGACTGGTAACCCGCAGTTGACTAGGAGTTTGACTGTTGTCAACATCGGTATGTACGGCGAAGAGAACATTGATCACACAGATGTTGCTTTATTAATACGACGGTTGCCCAACCTGACCAACCTTGGCAGTTACTCGTTCGTAGGCAagtcaatttatcacatttacaaTAACGACTGCCCTC contains the following coding sequences:
- the LOC135078940 gene encoding uncharacterized protein LOC135078940, yielding MSPKCPVPPLQEITLSLVARQLIHALSRVTSEEDSALPFAMVSSYYESMGATNDIFQDLLNLILTSEYLDPSIRFYSMRLLLKENVKSLATGIFPCPYYRKILELLIEQGHHLTALNLKGVWVKEEHLTLMYHLLKNLTNLTVLNIPYIANDEVLKYIGEHNKVLKLLDVSGETDITEIGIDAMLTGNPQLTRSLTVVNIGMYGEENIDHTDVALLIRRLPNLTNLGSYSFVGKSIYHIYNNDCPPNFQTKLQYLHDVQTNMRTMKAIVALCPLLETIYLEEPDQGVLQQVKELNEINKIKLNKFQCHELHQLLDKMGHKIITLMLSGSSGSFNFTRIAETCRNLESLEFFQIHTATHEEEIPFNKLEHIEIIHGNLSSSCLKYLMTGSPKLKKLIIGDEIKLDDNDMSRMLRRYKFQHLEGIWFPNAPRLTRDTVELLMETCPSLQSLGQLSGWQFTPDDMMLMRAIIASTNTDLVLSPLGIFQQGN